Proteins encoded by one window of Cloeon dipterum chromosome 4, ieCloDipt1.1, whole genome shotgun sequence:
- the Pfk gene encoding ATP-dependent 6-phosphofructokinase isoform X4, producing the protein MTDNEKQRLIERGAHKGKGLAVFTSGGDSQGMNAAVRAVVRFGIYLGCKVYFIKEGYQGMVDGGDNIIEANWSSVSCIIHKGGTVIGSARCTDFRERAGRLKAARNLVMKGITNLVVIGGDGSLTGANLFRQEWGSLLDELLQTDQITKEDRAKYSHLHIAGMVGSIDNDFCGTDMTIGTDSALHRIIEAIDAIAATAYSHQRTFIMEVMGRHCGYLSIVAALTSEADYVFCPESPPPQDWPSKLCRKLEQERAAGQRLNIIIVSEGAIDRDGQPITAEKVKEVVVEKLNQDTRITVLGHVQRGGSPSAFDRVLGCRMGAEAVMALMEATPETEACVVSLDGNQAVRLPLMECVERTKAVAKAMADKNWDLAVQLRGRSFARNLETYKMLTRLKPPRSAFDEAGNPVGSAALRKEGYTLAVMHVGAPSCGMNAAVRSFVRNCIYRGDTVYGIHDGMEGLAAGNIHSMDWSDVTGWVAQGGAFLGTKRTLPGKMAPAIAEQLAKFKIQALLLIGGFEAYQAAEQLYENRPKHKEFCIPIAVIPATISNNVPGTEFSLGCDTALNEITEICDRIRQSAQGTKRRVFVVETMGGYCGYLATVAGLAGGADAAYIYEEKFGIKDLQLDVAHMAAKMAEGVQRGLILRNEKASDNYSTDFIHRLYSEEGKGLFSARSNVLGHMQQGGSPSPFDRNMGTKMGSKAVEWLIEKLRESIQPDGSVNATSPDTAVMLGVVKRQYRYTPLVDLKKETDFEHRIPKKQWWLKLRPLLRILAKHDSSYEDEGVYMTIEEGCDVDTSII; encoded by the exons ATGACTGACAACGAGAAGCAAAGGTTAATCGAACGTGGCGCTCACAAGGGCAAGGGCCTTGCCGTGTTCACCAGCGGTGGTGATTCTCAAG GCATGAATGCAGCTGTCCGAGCTGTTGTACGGTTCGGCATCTACCTAGGCTGCAAAGTTTACTTCATTAAGGAGGGATACCAAGGAATGGTCGATGGCGGCGACAACATCATAGAAGCGAACTGGTCTTCCGTCTCCTGTATTATCCACAAA GGTGGAACTGTGATTGGCTCTGCCCGTTGCACGGACTTCAGGGAGAGAGCCGGTCGGCTGAAGGCTGCGAGGAATCTGGTAATGAAGGGAATTACAAACCTGGTTGTGATCGGAGGTGACGGCTCTTTGACTGGAGCCAACCTCTTCAGGCAGGAATGGGGAAGTCTGCTGGACGAGCTGCTCCAGACAG ATCAAATTACAAAGGAGGACAGGGCGAAGTACAGCCACTTGCACATTGCCGGCATGGTTGGCTCGATTGACAATGATTTCTGCGGCACGGACATGACGATCGGCACAGACTCGGCTCTGCACCGCATCATCGAGGCCATCGATGCCATCGCGGCCACTGCCTATTCCCACCAGCGCACATTTATTATGGAAGTCATGGGCAGACATTGTGG GTACTTGTCAATCGTAGCTGCTCTCACGAGCGAAGCAGACTACGTGTTTTGCCCTGAAAGCCCTCCACCCCAAGACTGGCCTTCTAAGCTGTGTAGAAAATTGGAACAG GAAAGGGCTGCAGGCCAGCGCTTGAATATTATTATCGTGTCGGAAGGTGCTATTGACAGAGATGGCCAACCAATCACTGCTGAGAAGGTTAAGGAAGTGGTCGTTGAAAAACTCAACCAGGATACCAGGATCACCGTGCTTGGCCACGTGCAGAGAGGTGGCAGCCCGTCAGCCTTTGACCGTGTGTTG GGCTGCAGAATGGGTGCTGAGGCTGTGATGGCGTTGATGGAGGCCACCCCAGAGACCGAGGCCTGCGTCGTGTCCTTAGACGGCAACCAGGCGGTCCGTCTGCCGTTGATGGAATGCGTTGAGCGCACCAAAGCAGTCGCCAAGGCCATGGCCGATAAAAATTGGGATCTGGCAGTCCAACTGCGAGGCCGCAGTTTCGCCCGGAACCTGGAGACTTACAAGATGCTGACTCGTCTGAAGCCGCCAAGGTCGGCCTTTGACGAGGCTGGCAATCCAGTT GGATCAGCAGCCCTTCGTAAG GAAGGGTACACTCTTGCCGTCATGCACGTTGGTGCTCCGTCATGCGGCATGAACGCTGCTGTCCGCAGTTTTGTCCGAAACTGTATCTATCGCGGTGACACTGTCTACGGAATCCACGACGGCATGGAGGGTCTCGCTGCTGGAAAT ATTCACTCCATGGACTGGTCCGACGTGACTGGTTGGGTTGCCCAAGGAGGAGCTTTCCTCGGCACAAAAAGGACCCTGCCGGGCAAAATGGCGCCTGCCATCGCTGAACAGCTGGCCAAATTCAAAATCCAAGCTCTGCTGCTGATTGGAGGCTTTGAAGCCTACCAGGCTGCCGAGCAGCTGTACGAAAATCGTCCCAAGCACAAGGAGTTCTGCATCCCAATCGCGGTGATTCCTGCCACCATCAGCAACAACGTGCCTGGTACCGAATTTTCTCTTGGCTGCGACACAGCTCTGAACGAAATCACGGAG ATTTGTGACAGAATTCGCCAGTCCGCTCAGGGTACCAAGAGGAGAGTGTTTGTCGTTGAAACCATGGGAGGCTACTGCGGCTATTTGGCCACTGTTGCCG GTTTGGCTGGTGGAGCTGATGCCGCTTACATCTACGAGGAGAAGTTTGGCATTAAGGATTTGCAGTTGGATGTGGCCCATATGGCTGCAAAAATGGCTGAAGGAGTGCAGCGTGGTCTGATCCTTAGAAATGAGAAGGCTAGCGACAACTACTCCACCGACTTCATCCACCGCTTGTATTCTGAGGAGGGCAAGGGTCTCTTCAGTGCCAGAAGCAACGTCCTTG GTCACATGCAACAAGGAGGGTCTCCATCTCCATTTGATCGCAACATGGGCACAAAAATGGGCTCCAAAGCCGTGGAGTGGTTGATCGAGAAGCTGAGGGAATCGATCCAACCTGATGGCTCGGTGAACGCAACTTCACCAGACACTGCTGTCATGCTGGGCGTCGTCAAACGACAGTACCGGTACACGCCCTTGGTTGACCTCAAAAAGGAGACCGATTTTGA GCACCGCATCCCAAAGAAGCAGTGGTGGCTAAAACTACGCCCCTTGCTCCGAATCCTTGCCAAGCACGACTCGTCTTATGAAGATGAGGGTGTTTACATGACCATTGAAGAGGGCTGCGATGTCGACACCTCCATCATCTAA
- the Pfk gene encoding ATP-dependent 6-phosphofructokinase isoform X5 has translation MTDNEKQRLIERGAHKGKGLAVFTSGGDSQGMNAAVRAVVRFGIYLGCKVYFIKEGYQGMVDGGDNIIEANWSSVSCIIHKGGTVIGSARCTDFRERAGRLKAARNLVMKGITNLVVIGGDGSLTGANLFRQEWGSLLDELLQTDQITKEDRAKYSHLHIAGMVGSIDNDFCGTDMTIGTDSALHRIIEAIDAIAATAYSHQRTFIMEVMGRHCGYLSIVAALTSEADYVFCPESPPPQDWPSKLCRKLEQERAAGQRLNIIIVSEGAIDRDGQPITAEKVKEVVVEKLNQDTRITVLGHVQRGGSPSAFDRVLGCRMGAEAVMALMEATPETEACVVSLDGNQAVRLPLMECVERTKAVAKAMADKNWDLAVQLRGRSFARNLETYKMLTRLKPPRSAFDEAGNPVEGYTLAVMHVGAPSCGMNAAVRSFVRNCIYRGDTVYGIHDGMEGLAAGNIHSMDWSDVTGWVAQGGAFLGTKRTLPGKMAPAIAEQLAKFKIQALLLIGGFEAYQAAEQLYENRPKHKEFCIPIAVIPATISNNVPGTEFSLGCDTALNEITEICDRIRQSAQGTKRRVFVVETMGGYCGYLATVAGLAGGADAAYIYEEKFGIKDLQLDVAHMAAKMAEGVQRGLILRNEKASDNYSTDFIHRLYSEEGKGLFSARSNVLGHMQQGGSPSPFDRNMGTKMGSKAVEWLIEKLRESIQPDGSVNATSPDTAVMLGVVKRQYRYTPLVDLKKETDFEHRIPKKQWWLKLRPLLRILAKHDSSYEDEGVYMTIEEGCDVDTSII, from the exons ATGACTGACAACGAGAAGCAAAGGTTAATCGAACGTGGCGCTCACAAGGGCAAGGGCCTTGCCGTGTTCACCAGCGGTGGTGATTCTCAAG GCATGAATGCAGCTGTCCGAGCTGTTGTACGGTTCGGCATCTACCTAGGCTGCAAAGTTTACTTCATTAAGGAGGGATACCAAGGAATGGTCGATGGCGGCGACAACATCATAGAAGCGAACTGGTCTTCCGTCTCCTGTATTATCCACAAA GGTGGAACTGTGATTGGCTCTGCCCGTTGCACGGACTTCAGGGAGAGAGCCGGTCGGCTGAAGGCTGCGAGGAATCTGGTAATGAAGGGAATTACAAACCTGGTTGTGATCGGAGGTGACGGCTCTTTGACTGGAGCCAACCTCTTCAGGCAGGAATGGGGAAGTCTGCTGGACGAGCTGCTCCAGACAG ATCAAATTACAAAGGAGGACAGGGCGAAGTACAGCCACTTGCACATTGCCGGCATGGTTGGCTCGATTGACAATGATTTCTGCGGCACGGACATGACGATCGGCACAGACTCGGCTCTGCACCGCATCATCGAGGCCATCGATGCCATCGCGGCCACTGCCTATTCCCACCAGCGCACATTTATTATGGAAGTCATGGGCAGACATTGTGG GTACTTGTCAATCGTAGCTGCTCTCACGAGCGAAGCAGACTACGTGTTTTGCCCTGAAAGCCCTCCACCCCAAGACTGGCCTTCTAAGCTGTGTAGAAAATTGGAACAG GAAAGGGCTGCAGGCCAGCGCTTGAATATTATTATCGTGTCGGAAGGTGCTATTGACAGAGATGGCCAACCAATCACTGCTGAGAAGGTTAAGGAAGTGGTCGTTGAAAAACTCAACCAGGATACCAGGATCACCGTGCTTGGCCACGTGCAGAGAGGTGGCAGCCCGTCAGCCTTTGACCGTGTGTTG GGCTGCAGAATGGGTGCTGAGGCTGTGATGGCGTTGATGGAGGCCACCCCAGAGACCGAGGCCTGCGTCGTGTCCTTAGACGGCAACCAGGCGGTCCGTCTGCCGTTGATGGAATGCGTTGAGCGCACCAAAGCAGTCGCCAAGGCCATGGCCGATAAAAATTGGGATCTGGCAGTCCAACTGCGAGGCCGCAGTTTCGCCCGGAACCTGGAGACTTACAAGATGCTGACTCGTCTGAAGCCGCCAAGGTCGGCCTTTGACGAGGCTGGCAATCCAGTT GAAGGGTACACTCTTGCCGTCATGCACGTTGGTGCTCCGTCATGCGGCATGAACGCTGCTGTCCGCAGTTTTGTCCGAAACTGTATCTATCGCGGTGACACTGTCTACGGAATCCACGACGGCATGGAGGGTCTCGCTGCTGGAAAT ATTCACTCCATGGACTGGTCCGACGTGACTGGTTGGGTTGCCCAAGGAGGAGCTTTCCTCGGCACAAAAAGGACCCTGCCGGGCAAAATGGCGCCTGCCATCGCTGAACAGCTGGCCAAATTCAAAATCCAAGCTCTGCTGCTGATTGGAGGCTTTGAAGCCTACCAGGCTGCCGAGCAGCTGTACGAAAATCGTCCCAAGCACAAGGAGTTCTGCATCCCAATCGCGGTGATTCCTGCCACCATCAGCAACAACGTGCCTGGTACCGAATTTTCTCTTGGCTGCGACACAGCTCTGAACGAAATCACGGAG ATTTGTGACAGAATTCGCCAGTCCGCTCAGGGTACCAAGAGGAGAGTGTTTGTCGTTGAAACCATGGGAGGCTACTGCGGCTATTTGGCCACTGTTGCCG GTTTGGCTGGTGGAGCTGATGCCGCTTACATCTACGAGGAGAAGTTTGGCATTAAGGATTTGCAGTTGGATGTGGCCCATATGGCTGCAAAAATGGCTGAAGGAGTGCAGCGTGGTCTGATCCTTAGAAATGAGAAGGCTAGCGACAACTACTCCACCGACTTCATCCACCGCTTGTATTCTGAGGAGGGCAAGGGTCTCTTCAGTGCCAGAAGCAACGTCCTTG GTCACATGCAACAAGGAGGGTCTCCATCTCCATTTGATCGCAACATGGGCACAAAAATGGGCTCCAAAGCCGTGGAGTGGTTGATCGAGAAGCTGAGGGAATCGATCCAACCTGATGGCTCGGTGAACGCAACTTCACCAGACACTGCTGTCATGCTGGGCGTCGTCAAACGACAGTACCGGTACACGCCCTTGGTTGACCTCAAAAAGGAGACCGATTTTGA GCACCGCATCCCAAAGAAGCAGTGGTGGCTAAAACTACGCCCCTTGCTCCGAATCCTTGCCAAGCACGACTCGTCTTATGAAGATGAGGGTGTTTACATGACCATTGAAGAGGGCTGCGATGTCGACACCTCCATCATCTAA
- the Pfk gene encoding ATP-dependent 6-phosphofructokinase isoform X7, with protein MTDNEKQRLIERGAHKGKGLAVFTSGGDSQGMNAAVRAVVRFGIYLGCKVYFIKEGYQGMVDGGDNIIEANWSSVSCIIHKGGTVIGSARCTDFRERAGRLKAARNLVMKGITNLVVIGGDGSLTGANLFRQEWGSLLDELLQTDQITKEDRAKYSHLHIAGMVGSIDNDFCGTDMTIGTDSALHRIIEAIDAIAATAYSHQRTFIMEVMGRHCGYLACVAASCSEADFMFIPESPHPNDWPEHICRKLDQERAAGQRLNIIIVSEGAIDRDGQPITAEKVKEVVVEKLNQDTRITVLGHVQRGGSPSAFDRVLGCRMGAEAVMALMEATPETEACVVSLDGNQAVRLPLMECVERTKAVAKAMADKNWDLAVQLRGRSFARNLETYKMLTRLKPPRSAFDEAGNPVEGYTLAVMHVGAPSCGMNAAVRSFVRNCIYRGDTVYGIHDGMEGLAAGNIHSMDWSDVTGWVAQGGAFLGTKRTLPGKMAPAIAEQLAKFKIQALLLIGGFEAYQAAEQLYENRPKHKEFCIPIAVIPATISNNVPGTEFSLGCDTALNEITEICDRIRQSAQGTKRRVFVVETMGGYCGYLATVAGLAGGADAAYIYEEKFGIKDLQLDVAHMAAKMAEGVQRGLILRNEKASDNYSTDFIHRLYSEEGKGLFSARSNVLGHMQQGGSPSPFDRNMGTKMGSKAVEWLIEKLRESIQPDGSVNATSPDTAVMLGVVKRQYRYTPLVDLKKETDFEHRIPKKQWWLKLRPLLRILAKHDSSYEDEGVYMTIEEGCDVDTSII; from the exons ATGACTGACAACGAGAAGCAAAGGTTAATCGAACGTGGCGCTCACAAGGGCAAGGGCCTTGCCGTGTTCACCAGCGGTGGTGATTCTCAAG GCATGAATGCAGCTGTCCGAGCTGTTGTACGGTTCGGCATCTACCTAGGCTGCAAAGTTTACTTCATTAAGGAGGGATACCAAGGAATGGTCGATGGCGGCGACAACATCATAGAAGCGAACTGGTCTTCCGTCTCCTGTATTATCCACAAA GGTGGAACTGTGATTGGCTCTGCCCGTTGCACGGACTTCAGGGAGAGAGCCGGTCGGCTGAAGGCTGCGAGGAATCTGGTAATGAAGGGAATTACAAACCTGGTTGTGATCGGAGGTGACGGCTCTTTGACTGGAGCCAACCTCTTCAGGCAGGAATGGGGAAGTCTGCTGGACGAGCTGCTCCAGACAG ATCAAATTACAAAGGAGGACAGGGCGAAGTACAGCCACTTGCACATTGCCGGCATGGTTGGCTCGATTGACAATGATTTCTGCGGCACGGACATGACGATCGGCACAGACTCGGCTCTGCACCGCATCATCGAGGCCATCGATGCCATCGCGGCCACTGCCTATTCCCACCAGCGCACATTTATTATGGAAGTCATGGGCAGACATTGTGG ATATTTAGCGTGCGTTGCTGCTTCATGCTCAGAAGCTGATTTCATGTTCATCCCTGAGTCTCCCCACCCAAACGACTGGCCAGAACATATTTGTAGAAAACTGGATCAG GAAAGGGCTGCAGGCCAGCGCTTGAATATTATTATCGTGTCGGAAGGTGCTATTGACAGAGATGGCCAACCAATCACTGCTGAGAAGGTTAAGGAAGTGGTCGTTGAAAAACTCAACCAGGATACCAGGATCACCGTGCTTGGCCACGTGCAGAGAGGTGGCAGCCCGTCAGCCTTTGACCGTGTGTTG GGCTGCAGAATGGGTGCTGAGGCTGTGATGGCGTTGATGGAGGCCACCCCAGAGACCGAGGCCTGCGTCGTGTCCTTAGACGGCAACCAGGCGGTCCGTCTGCCGTTGATGGAATGCGTTGAGCGCACCAAAGCAGTCGCCAAGGCCATGGCCGATAAAAATTGGGATCTGGCAGTCCAACTGCGAGGCCGCAGTTTCGCCCGGAACCTGGAGACTTACAAGATGCTGACTCGTCTGAAGCCGCCAAGGTCGGCCTTTGACGAGGCTGGCAATCCAGTT GAAGGGTACACTCTTGCCGTCATGCACGTTGGTGCTCCGTCATGCGGCATGAACGCTGCTGTCCGCAGTTTTGTCCGAAACTGTATCTATCGCGGTGACACTGTCTACGGAATCCACGACGGCATGGAGGGTCTCGCTGCTGGAAAT ATTCACTCCATGGACTGGTCCGACGTGACTGGTTGGGTTGCCCAAGGAGGAGCTTTCCTCGGCACAAAAAGGACCCTGCCGGGCAAAATGGCGCCTGCCATCGCTGAACAGCTGGCCAAATTCAAAATCCAAGCTCTGCTGCTGATTGGAGGCTTTGAAGCCTACCAGGCTGCCGAGCAGCTGTACGAAAATCGTCCCAAGCACAAGGAGTTCTGCATCCCAATCGCGGTGATTCCTGCCACCATCAGCAACAACGTGCCTGGTACCGAATTTTCTCTTGGCTGCGACACAGCTCTGAACGAAATCACGGAG ATTTGTGACAGAATTCGCCAGTCCGCTCAGGGTACCAAGAGGAGAGTGTTTGTCGTTGAAACCATGGGAGGCTACTGCGGCTATTTGGCCACTGTTGCCG GTTTGGCTGGTGGAGCTGATGCCGCTTACATCTACGAGGAGAAGTTTGGCATTAAGGATTTGCAGTTGGATGTGGCCCATATGGCTGCAAAAATGGCTGAAGGAGTGCAGCGTGGTCTGATCCTTAGAAATGAGAAGGCTAGCGACAACTACTCCACCGACTTCATCCACCGCTTGTATTCTGAGGAGGGCAAGGGTCTCTTCAGTGCCAGAAGCAACGTCCTTG GTCACATGCAACAAGGAGGGTCTCCATCTCCATTTGATCGCAACATGGGCACAAAAATGGGCTCCAAAGCCGTGGAGTGGTTGATCGAGAAGCTGAGGGAATCGATCCAACCTGATGGCTCGGTGAACGCAACTTCACCAGACACTGCTGTCATGCTGGGCGTCGTCAAACGACAGTACCGGTACACGCCCTTGGTTGACCTCAAAAAGGAGACCGATTTTGA GCACCGCATCCCAAAGAAGCAGTGGTGGCTAAAACTACGCCCCTTGCTCCGAATCCTTGCCAAGCACGACTCGTCTTATGAAGATGAGGGTGTTTACATGACCATTGAAGAGGGCTGCGATGTCGACACCTCCATCATCTAA